A genomic stretch from Georgenia muralis includes:
- a CDS encoding acyl-CoA dehydrogenase family protein, producing MSSQILSEDLLERIRARAARYDETNGFFDEDLAELRDAGYLTAFVPEAFGGGGLTLAEMAAEQMRLAGAAPATALAVNMHHVWVGVARGLHARGDSSADFVLAEAAAGEIFGFGVSEPGNDLVLFGTQSQARPDGEGGYTFHGTKIFTSLSPAWTRLGTFGADATGPDGPHNVWGFVRRDGGGVSVKDDWDVMGMRASQSCTTVLDGAHAPAERIVRRIPPGPTTDPFVFGIFATFEILLAAVYTGIAQRAVDVAVAGVRRRTSLKNGGAPYSNDPDIRWRLADAAIQLDGVLPQIEVLARDVDAGADRGALWMPQLSALKSRATEMALDVVTKAVRASGGSSYSNSHELSRLYRDVLAGLFHPSDDESVHGAWANALLGPVVPWPPQGEA from the coding sequence ATGAGCAGCCAGATCCTGTCCGAGGACCTCCTCGAGCGCATCCGCGCCCGCGCCGCCCGCTACGACGAGACGAACGGGTTCTTCGACGAGGACCTCGCCGAGCTGCGTGACGCCGGCTACCTCACCGCTTTCGTCCCCGAGGCGTTCGGCGGCGGGGGCCTCACCCTGGCGGAGATGGCGGCCGAGCAGATGCGCCTGGCCGGCGCCGCGCCCGCGACGGCCCTGGCGGTCAACATGCACCACGTCTGGGTCGGTGTCGCCCGGGGCCTCCACGCCCGCGGTGACTCCTCCGCCGACTTCGTCCTGGCGGAGGCCGCGGCGGGGGAGATCTTCGGGTTCGGCGTCTCCGAGCCTGGCAACGACCTGGTGCTCTTCGGCACGCAGAGCCAGGCGCGTCCCGACGGCGAGGGCGGGTACACCTTCCACGGGACGAAGATCTTCACCTCGCTCTCCCCGGCCTGGACCCGGCTGGGCACCTTCGGAGCCGACGCCACGGGCCCGGACGGTCCGCACAACGTGTGGGGATTCGTGCGGCGCGACGGCGGCGGGGTGAGCGTCAAGGACGACTGGGACGTCATGGGGATGCGGGCGTCGCAGTCGTGCACGACCGTGCTCGACGGCGCACACGCGCCGGCGGAGCGCATCGTGCGGCGGATCCCGCCGGGGCCGACCACGGACCCGTTCGTGTTCGGCATCTTCGCGACTTTCGAGATCCTGCTCGCCGCGGTCTACACCGGGATCGCGCAGCGGGCGGTCGACGTCGCCGTCGCCGGGGTGCGGCGGCGGACCTCGCTCAAGAACGGTGGGGCGCCGTACTCCAACGACCCCGACATCCGGTGGCGCCTCGCGGACGCGGCGATCCAGCTCGACGGCGTGCTCCCGCAGATCGAGGTGCTCGCCCGCGACGTCGACGCCGGCGCGGACCGCGGCGCCCTGTGGATGCCGCAGCTCTCGGCGCTGAAGTCCCGTGCCACCGAGATGGCGCTGGACGTGGTGACGAAGGCGGTGCGCGCCTCGGGGGGCTCGTCGTACTCCAACAGCCACGAGCTGTCCCGGCTGTACCGCGACGTCCTCGCGGGCCTGTTCCATCCCAGCGACGACGAGTCCGTCCACGGCGCGTGGGCGAACGCCCTGCTCGGGCCGGTCGTGCCCTGGCCGCCGCAGGGTGAGGCGTAG
- a CDS encoding ROK family transcriptional regulator: MPTPPVTTHDGAGAPAAERPGQAGHRPDGPGDAGPGAGPGPAVGPAGARQGALREYNLAVLVQELFGSSAARSRADLSARTGMTRSTVSRLVEDLLAAGILAENPAPAGRRGRPAVPLSAAPGTLLGLGLEVNVDYVAGRLLDLRGATVAERLVPSDLRGSDPTVVLRALGDLGRELVTEAGPAARLVGTVLALPGLVDSTAGRLLLAPNLGWRELRPAPLLGADLGEVAIANEAKLAALATATEAPGRLGPDRTFLYVSAQVGVGSAAVVDGEVMTGPHGWAGEIGHLSVEPGGPQCRCGARGCLEQYAGKQALMVAAGLPVTATAEDLLARADGPDGATARAALERAGWALGITLAGAVNLLDIDQILLGGELAPLAERLAPAVEAELRARVLAAPWASLSVRAAGHDPAQAARGAALTALATVVEAPARWVPAILPA, encoded by the coding sequence ATGCCGACTCCGCCTGTCACGACCCACGACGGCGCGGGCGCCCCCGCCGCCGAGCGGCCCGGACAGGCCGGCCACCGCCCCGACGGACCCGGCGACGCGGGTCCCGGTGCGGGCCCGGGCCCGGCTGTCGGTCCGGCCGGCGCCCGCCAGGGCGCCCTGCGCGAGTACAACCTCGCGGTGCTCGTCCAGGAGCTCTTCGGCTCGTCCGCGGCGCGCTCGCGCGCCGACCTCTCCGCCCGCACGGGGATGACCCGGTCCACCGTCTCCCGGCTCGTCGAGGACCTGCTCGCCGCGGGGATCCTCGCCGAGAACCCCGCCCCGGCGGGTCGGCGCGGCCGACCGGCGGTGCCGCTGAGCGCCGCCCCCGGGACGCTGCTCGGCCTAGGGCTGGAGGTCAACGTCGACTACGTCGCCGGCCGCCTCCTCGACCTGCGCGGCGCGACCGTGGCGGAGCGCCTCGTCCCGTCCGACCTGCGCGGCTCCGACCCGACCGTGGTGCTCCGTGCCCTCGGTGATCTCGGCCGTGAGCTCGTCACCGAGGCCGGTCCGGCGGCCCGGCTCGTGGGCACGGTCCTCGCCCTGCCGGGGCTCGTGGACTCCACCGCCGGCCGTCTCCTGCTCGCCCCCAACCTCGGCTGGCGCGAGCTCCGGCCGGCGCCTCTGCTCGGGGCCGACCTGGGCGAGGTGGCCATCGCCAACGAGGCCAAGCTCGCGGCCCTCGCCACAGCCACCGAGGCACCCGGCCGCCTCGGGCCCGACCGGACCTTCCTGTACGTCTCGGCCCAGGTGGGTGTGGGCTCCGCCGCCGTCGTCGACGGCGAGGTCATGACCGGCCCGCACGGGTGGGCCGGGGAGATCGGCCACCTCAGCGTGGAGCCCGGCGGTCCGCAGTGCCGGTGCGGCGCGCGGGGCTGCCTCGAGCAGTACGCCGGCAAGCAGGCCCTCATGGTGGCCGCCGGGCTGCCCGTGACGGCGACCGCCGAGGACCTCCTCGCGCGCGCGGACGGGCCCGACGGGGCGACCGCCAGGGCCGCCCTCGAGCGGGCCGGCTGGGCGCTGGGGATCACCCTCGCCGGCGCCGTGAACCTGCTCGACATCGACCAGATCCTCCTCGGCGGTGAGCTCGCCCCGCTCGCCGAGCGCCTCGCCCCCGCGGTCGAGGCGGAGCTGCGCGCCCGGGTGCTGGCCGCGCCCTGGGCGAGCCTCTCGGTGCGGGCCGCCGGGCACGACCCGGCCCAGGCGGCCCGTGGCGCCGCCCTCACCGCGCTGGCGACGGTCGTCGAGGCCCCCGCGCGCTGGGTGCCGGCGATCCTGCCCGCCTGA
- the xylA gene encoding xylose isomerase encodes MRTPTPQDRFSFGLWTVGWTARDQFGDATRPALDPWEYATKLAELGAWGVTFHDDDVVPFGSDDAERDRIHSTFKKAVDDAGLVVEMVTTNTFSHPVFKDGAFTSNDRSVRRFALRKILRNVDLAAEMGAETFVMWGGREGSEYDGVKDVNAALDRYREGIDTVAGYIKDKGYGLRIALEPKPNEPRGDILLPTVGHALGFIAQLENGDIVGLNPETGHEQMAGLNYTHGLAQALWSDKLFHIDLNGQRSIKFDQDLVFGHGDLLSAFFTVDLIENGFPGGGPTYTGPRHFDYKPSRTEGMEGVWDSARANMAMYLGLAEKAKAYRADPEVQAAFEQAGVLELSRPTLAEGETLADLLADRTAFEDFDADAAGEREYGFVRLNQLAINHLIG; translated from the coding sequence ATGCGTACCCCCACCCCCCAGGACCGCTTCTCCTTCGGCCTCTGGACCGTCGGCTGGACCGCCCGCGACCAGTTCGGTGACGCCACCCGCCCCGCCCTGGACCCGTGGGAGTACGCGACGAAGCTGGCCGAGCTCGGCGCCTGGGGCGTGACCTTCCACGACGACGACGTCGTCCCCTTCGGCTCCGACGACGCCGAGCGTGACCGCATCCACAGCACCTTCAAGAAGGCCGTCGACGACGCCGGGCTGGTCGTGGAGATGGTCACCACCAACACCTTCTCCCACCCCGTGTTCAAGGACGGCGCGTTCACCTCCAACGACCGCTCCGTGCGCCGGTTCGCGCTGCGCAAGATCCTGCGCAACGTCGACCTGGCCGCCGAGATGGGCGCCGAGACCTTCGTCATGTGGGGCGGGCGCGAGGGCAGCGAGTACGACGGCGTCAAGGACGTCAACGCCGCCCTCGACCGCTACCGCGAGGGCATCGACACCGTGGCCGGCTACATCAAGGACAAGGGCTACGGACTGCGGATCGCCCTCGAGCCCAAGCCCAACGAGCCCCGCGGCGACATCCTCCTGCCGACCGTCGGCCACGCGCTGGGCTTCATCGCCCAGCTCGAGAACGGCGACATCGTGGGCCTCAACCCCGAGACGGGGCACGAGCAGATGGCCGGCCTGAACTACACCCACGGCCTCGCGCAGGCCCTGTGGTCGGACAAGCTCTTCCACATCGACCTCAACGGTCAGCGGTCCATCAAGTTCGACCAGGACCTCGTCTTCGGCCACGGCGACCTGCTCTCGGCGTTCTTCACCGTGGACCTCATCGAGAACGGCTTCCCGGGTGGCGGCCCCACCTACACCGGTCCGCGCCACTTCGACTACAAGCCCTCCCGCACCGAGGGCATGGAGGGCGTCTGGGACTCCGCCCGCGCCAACATGGCCATGTACCTGGGTCTGGCGGAGAAGGCCAAGGCCTACCGGGCGGACCCCGAGGTCCAGGCCGCGTTCGAGCAGGCCGGCGTCCTCGAGCTGTCCCGGCCCACGCTCGCCGAGGGGGAGACCCTGGCCGACCTCCTCGCCGACCGCACCGCGTTCGAGGACTTCGACGCCGACGCCGCCGGTGAGCGCGAGTACGGGTTCGTCCGCCTCAACCAGCTCGCGATCAACCACCTCATCGGCTGA
- the xylB gene encoding xylulokinase, with protein sequence MAETLVAGIDSSTQSCKVVVRDATGALRRFGQAPHPDGTEVDPAAWWDALQVAVAAAGGLDDVAALAVGGQQHGMVALDGDGEVIRPALLWNDTRSAGAADDLVADLGGAAAWAEATGSVPVASLTVTKLRWLADHEPENAARIAAVALPHDWLTWRLSGAASFDTLVTDRSDASGTGYFDTARGAYRRDLLALALRRDDVEGIVLPRVVGPGAVAGQGDSGAGLGHLVLGPGAGDNAGAALGLGMVPGDVVISIGTSGVVSAISREPVQDPSGLVTGFADATGQFLPLAVTLNGSRVLDAAARLLGVDHAELARLALAAEPGAAGLTLVPYLEGERTPNLPRATGSLLGLSLAGMTRENLARAVVEGLLSGLSDGLAAMRDQGVPVERVRLIGGSARSEAVRRIAPTVLGTPVEVPEPGEYVADGAARQAAWVLAGTDEPPAWTTSKVTTFEADPTPVVLERYAERRHLVVERPEVSG encoded by the coding sequence ATGGCCGAGACGCTGGTCGCCGGGATCGACTCCTCGACCCAGTCCTGCAAGGTCGTCGTCCGCGACGCCACCGGCGCGCTGCGGCGCTTCGGCCAGGCGCCGCACCCCGACGGCACCGAGGTCGACCCCGCCGCCTGGTGGGACGCCCTCCAGGTGGCCGTCGCGGCAGCCGGGGGCCTCGACGACGTCGCCGCCCTCGCGGTCGGCGGCCAGCAGCACGGCATGGTCGCGCTCGACGGCGACGGCGAGGTCATCCGCCCGGCGCTGCTGTGGAACGACACCCGCAGCGCCGGGGCGGCGGACGACCTCGTCGCCGACCTCGGCGGCGCCGCCGCGTGGGCCGAGGCCACCGGCTCCGTCCCGGTCGCGTCGCTCACCGTGACGAAGCTGCGCTGGCTCGCCGACCACGAGCCCGAGAACGCCGCGCGCATCGCCGCCGTCGCCCTCCCGCACGACTGGCTCACGTGGCGGCTCTCCGGAGCGGCGAGCTTCGACACCCTGGTCACCGACCGGTCCGACGCCTCGGGGACGGGCTACTTCGACACCGCCCGCGGCGCCTACCGCCGGGACCTGCTCGCCCTGGCCCTGCGCCGGGACGACGTCGAGGGCATCGTCCTGCCCCGGGTCGTCGGACCCGGTGCCGTCGCCGGTCAGGGCGACAGCGGCGCGGGCCTGGGCCACCTCGTCCTCGGACCGGGCGCCGGTGACAACGCCGGTGCGGCACTCGGCCTCGGCATGGTGCCGGGCGACGTCGTCATCTCCATCGGCACCTCCGGCGTCGTCTCGGCGATCTCGCGCGAGCCCGTGCAGGACCCCAGCGGTCTGGTCACCGGCTTCGCCGACGCCACGGGGCAGTTCCTGCCCCTCGCCGTCACGCTCAACGGCTCGCGCGTCCTCGACGCCGCGGCCCGGCTGCTCGGGGTCGACCACGCCGAGCTCGCCCGGCTCGCGCTCGCTGCCGAGCCCGGCGCCGCCGGGCTCACGCTCGTGCCCTACCTCGAGGGCGAGCGCACCCCGAACCTGCCCCGGGCCACCGGGTCGCTCCTGGGGTTGTCGTTGGCCGGCATGACGCGGGAGAACCTCGCGCGCGCCGTCGTCGAGGGACTCCTCAGCGGCCTGTCCGACGGCCTTGCCGCCATGCGCGACCAGGGCGTCCCGGTCGAGCGGGTGCGGCTCATCGGCGGCTCCGCCCGCTCCGAGGCGGTCCGTCGCATCGCCCCGACGGTCCTCGGCACCCCCGTCGAGGTCCCCGAGCCGGGGGAGTACGTCGCCGACGGCGCCGCCCGCCAGGCTGCGTGGGTGCTCGCGGGCACGGACGAGCCGCCTGCCTGGACGACGTCGAAGGTCACCACCTTCGAGGCCGACCCGACCCCGGTCGTCCTCGAGCGCTACGCCGAGCGGCGCCACCTCGTCGTCGAGCGACCGGAGGTCAGCGGCTGA
- a CDS encoding sugar-binding transcriptional regulator yields the protein MAEERDLMLDVAISYYLDDKSKVEIASQLGLSRFKVARLLEQARDDGLVRITIVDGVIRGPLSEQLAQHLQLDRVIIVAGAADEAENREALAQAAASFIRRSLHPGGVFGFSWGRTLSRIGEFIEILPASTLVALTGSVGTDITQSPVEVLRGIAGHSPMRTMTIFAPLLVESASTAEALRRDPAIASVLATYQHLDLAVVSVGSWDPPITQLMDSLSDSERAELDRAGARAELVGIFVRDDGRPIDADLTRRRIAISAEQLIAVPQVLAVAGGVEKVPAIAAVARSRIINALITDERTARSLLKLEPVPPGPRQLPAEASD from the coding sequence GTGGCCGAGGAACGTGACCTGATGCTCGACGTCGCAATCTCCTACTACCTCGACGACAAGTCGAAGGTAGAGATCGCGTCGCAGCTGGGGTTGTCCCGTTTCAAGGTGGCGAGGCTGCTGGAGCAGGCTCGAGACGATGGGCTCGTCCGGATCACGATCGTGGACGGGGTGATCCGCGGGCCGTTGTCCGAGCAGCTCGCTCAACACCTGCAGCTCGATCGCGTGATCATCGTGGCCGGGGCGGCGGACGAGGCGGAGAACCGCGAGGCGCTGGCCCAGGCCGCCGCGTCCTTCATTCGACGGTCGCTTCACCCTGGAGGTGTGTTCGGGTTCTCCTGGGGGCGCACGCTCTCGAGAATCGGGGAGTTCATCGAGATCCTTCCCGCATCGACACTCGTCGCACTCACGGGCAGCGTCGGAACGGACATCACGCAGTCACCGGTCGAGGTCCTGCGAGGCATTGCAGGGCACTCCCCCATGCGCACCATGACCATTTTCGCGCCGCTGCTCGTCGAGTCGGCGTCAACGGCTGAGGCTCTTCGACGAGATCCGGCGATCGCCTCGGTTCTGGCGACCTATCAGCACCTTGATCTCGCAGTGGTCTCCGTCGGCTCCTGGGATCCTCCGATCACGCAGCTCATGGACAGCCTCTCGGACTCCGAAAGGGCCGAGCTCGACCGTGCGGGCGCTCGCGCCGAACTGGTGGGGATCTTCGTCCGCGACGACGGGCGACCCATCGACGCGGACCTGACGAGACGACGGATCGCGATCTCGGCAGAGCAGCTGATCGCCGTGCCGCAGGTCCTTGCCGTGGCCGGCGGCGTGGAGAAGGTCCCGGCAATCGCGGCTGTGGCCCGGTCCCGCATCATCAACGCCTTGATCACGGACGAGCGCACGGCCCGTTCGCTCCTCAAGCTGGAGCCGGTACCACCTGGGCCGAGGCAGCTACCGGCCGAGGCGAGCGACTGA
- the ptsP gene encoding phosphoenolpyruvate--protein phosphotransferase has protein sequence MDTRQAVLQGVGVGRGAVWGPVATVRPAPAVPADEPVPADPATAKEKVLAAFTDVAAGLRAQARGASATVADVLTATAQMADDPALRAQTSQRIDEGEPPLHALLAVVDSFATMFTAAGGYLAERVTDLNSVRDRVVARYQGLPEPGVPPLERPSVMVAPDLSPADTAALDLDKVLGIVIEQGGPTGHTAIIAGQLGLPCVVRATGVSSLVDGDVVAVDAAHGTVTLDPDDAMKAAVATRRAGLATLADARDDGATADGHRIALLANIGTAEDAERLTDAAVEGVGLFRTEVLFLGAATAPTEDDQARVYARALAALGDRKVVLRTLDAGADKPLAFVTRAREENPALGVRGFRLVRHAEPLIRTQLAAIARAAKETGGRPWVMAPMVATVEEARQFAAMAREAGIGTVGVMVEVPAAALCAKDILAEVDFVSLGTNDLAQYTMATDRLVGSLVDLLDAWQPAVLDLVAATAAAGVATGKPVGVCGESASDPVMALLLTGLGITSLSMSPSAVPAVRLALSHHDLATCQAIGEAARDAPTAGAARAAALALVDPQVREVLALG, from the coding sequence ATGGATACGCGGCAGGCTGTCCTGCAGGGCGTCGGTGTGGGGCGAGGGGCCGTCTGGGGGCCGGTGGCGACCGTGCGCCCTGCCCCCGCCGTCCCCGCCGACGAGCCCGTCCCCGCAGACCCTGCGACGGCGAAGGAGAAGGTCCTCGCGGCCTTCACCGACGTCGCCGCGGGCCTGCGGGCCCAGGCCCGCGGAGCGTCGGCCACCGTGGCCGACGTCCTGACCGCCACCGCTCAGATGGCCGACGACCCGGCCCTGCGCGCCCAGACCAGCCAGCGGATCGACGAGGGCGAGCCCCCGTTGCACGCCCTTCTCGCGGTGGTCGACTCGTTCGCCACCATGTTCACCGCTGCCGGTGGCTACCTCGCCGAGCGGGTCACCGACCTCAACAGCGTCCGCGACCGGGTCGTGGCGCGCTATCAGGGGCTCCCCGAGCCGGGGGTGCCGCCGCTGGAGCGGCCGTCCGTCATGGTCGCACCTGACCTCTCGCCTGCCGACACCGCTGCCCTGGACCTGGACAAGGTCCTGGGCATCGTGATCGAGCAGGGTGGGCCGACCGGGCACACGGCGATCATCGCCGGCCAGCTCGGTCTGCCGTGCGTCGTGCGGGCCACCGGCGTCTCCTCGCTCGTCGACGGTGACGTCGTCGCGGTCGACGCGGCGCACGGCACCGTCACGCTCGACCCCGACGACGCCATGAAAGCGGCCGTCGCGACCCGGAGGGCGGGCCTGGCCACGCTCGCCGACGCGCGGGACGACGGTGCCACCGCCGACGGTCACCGGATCGCGCTGCTGGCCAACATCGGCACCGCCGAGGACGCCGAGCGGCTCACCGACGCGGCCGTCGAGGGCGTCGGACTGTTCCGTACCGAAGTCCTCTTTCTCGGGGCGGCGACCGCGCCGACCGAGGATGACCAGGCACGGGTTTACGCCCGCGCCCTCGCGGCGCTGGGCGACCGCAAGGTCGTGCTGCGCACGCTCGACGCCGGGGCCGACAAGCCGTTGGCGTTCGTCACCCGGGCCCGCGAGGAGAACCCGGCTCTCGGGGTCCGTGGCTTCCGTCTGGTGCGCCATGCCGAGCCCCTGATCCGCACGCAGCTCGCGGCCATCGCCCGGGCAGCCAAGGAGACCGGCGGCAGGCCATGGGTGATGGCACCGATGGTCGCAACCGTCGAGGAGGCCCGGCAGTTCGCCGCGATGGCGCGCGAGGCCGGGATCGGCACGGTCGGTGTGATGGTCGAGGTGCCGGCCGCTGCGCTGTGCGCCAAGGACATCCTCGCGGAGGTCGACTTCGTCTCCCTGGGGACCAACGACCTCGCCCAGTACACGATGGCGACCGACCGTCTGGTCGGTTCCCTGGTGGATCTGCTGGACGCCTGGCAGCCCGCCGTGCTCGACCTGGTCGCGGCGACCGCCGCTGCGGGTGTCGCCACGGGCAAGCCGGTGGGGGTCTGCGGCGAGTCCGCGTCCGACCCGGTCATGGCGCTGCTGCTGACCGGCCTGGGGATCACGAGCCTGTCGATGTCGCCTTCCGCGGTTCCGGCGGTCCGCCTCGCCCTGAGCCACCACGACCTCGCGACCTGCCAAGCGATCGGCGAGGCGGCCCGCGACGCTCCCACGGCAGGCGCGGCCAGGGCAGCGGCCCTCGCCCTCGTCGACCCGCAGGTCCGCGAGGTCCTCGCCCTCGGCTGA
- a CDS encoding HPr family phosphocarrier protein has translation MSQRTVVIASRVGLHARPASLFTQAVAASGARVTIAKPGGPSMDASSILMVMALGVGNGEEVVLESEDEGVLHELVTLLETDLDAQ, from the coding sequence ATGTCGCAGCGCACCGTCGTCATCGCCTCCCGCGTGGGTCTCCACGCGCGTCCGGCGTCCCTCTTCACCCAGGCCGTCGCCGCTTCCGGCGCACGGGTCACGATCGCCAAGCCGGGGGGTCCCTCGATGGACGCCTCGAGCATCCTCATGGTGATGGCCCTGGGGGTCGGGAACGGTGAGGAGGTCGTCCTGGAGTCCGAGGACGAGGGTGTTCTCCACGAGCTGGTCACCCTGCTCGAGACCGATCTCGACGCGCAGTGA
- a CDS encoding alcohol dehydrogenase catalytic domain-containing protein: protein MKTEAAYITGAGQCEVMTTELPPLGASEVLMKVVSSSMCYSTYKAMTLGSSHKRVPDGLDETPVMTGHEFAGVIEEVGENYKDRYHKGQVIAVQPAMGLPSGYSPGYSYPHYGGDATYTIIPEVAIEKGGILAYEEEYFADASLAEPMSCIIGAFHASYHTTPFVYEYEMGIKKGGKLALLGAAGPMGIGAIDYAINGPYQPKLIIVTDLDQARLDRAASLIPPSVLDGTDRRLVYMNTSKVDDEVAAVRAVSGGQGYDDVMVLVPDRGLIETADKLLGVDGCLNFFAGPTDKSFSASINFYNVHYERTHLVGTSGGSSGDMQESLAMSAAGKLNPSFMVTHVGGIDAVPPTLKDFPSIPGGKKLFYPHVHLPLVAIDELRAHADRDPRFAGLADICEANNNVWNLEAERYLLAHWA from the coding sequence GTGAAGACCGAGGCCGCGTACATCACGGGAGCCGGTCAGTGTGAGGTCATGACGACTGAACTGCCTCCACTGGGCGCCTCAGAGGTGCTCATGAAGGTTGTCAGCAGCAGCATGTGCTACTCGACCTACAAGGCCATGACACTCGGCTCCAGTCACAAGCGTGTACCGGATGGCCTCGACGAGACGCCGGTCATGACGGGCCACGAGTTCGCCGGAGTCATCGAAGAGGTCGGCGAGAACTACAAGGACCGCTACCACAAGGGTCAGGTGATCGCCGTTCAGCCGGCGATGGGACTCCCGTCAGGGTATTCCCCGGGCTACAGCTACCCGCACTACGGAGGGGACGCCACCTACACGATCATCCCCGAGGTCGCGATCGAGAAGGGAGGAATCCTCGCCTACGAGGAGGAGTACTTCGCCGACGCATCCCTGGCGGAGCCGATGTCCTGCATCATCGGCGCGTTCCACGCCAGCTACCACACGACCCCCTTCGTCTACGAGTACGAGATGGGCATCAAGAAGGGTGGGAAGCTCGCGCTCCTGGGAGCTGCCGGGCCGATGGGCATCGGAGCGATCGACTACGCGATCAACGGCCCCTATCAGCCGAAGCTCATCATCGTCACGGATCTCGACCAGGCCCGGCTGGACCGGGCTGCGAGCCTCATCCCGCCGTCGGTGCTGGACGGGACGGACCGGCGACTCGTCTACATGAACACGAGCAAGGTCGACGACGAGGTGGCGGCGGTCAGGGCTGTCTCAGGGGGGCAGGGCTATGACGATGTCATGGTGCTCGTTCCCGACCGCGGCCTGATCGAGACCGCGGACAAGCTGCTGGGCGTCGACGGCTGTCTCAACTTCTTCGCCGGCCCGACGGACAAGTCGTTCTCCGCCTCGATCAACTTCTACAACGTCCACTACGAGCGGACTCACCTCGTGGGCACGTCCGGTGGATCGTCCGGGGACATGCAGGAGTCGCTGGCGATGTCGGCGGCGGGGAAGCTCAATCCGTCGTTCATGGTCACCCACGTCGGTGGTATCGACGCGGTGCCTCCGACGCTGAAGGACTTTCCCTCCATCCCTGGCGGGAAGAAGCTGTTCTACCCCCACGTCCACCTGCCGCTCGTCGCGATCGACGAGCTTCGCGCTCACGCCGATCGGGACCCCCGTTTCGCGGGCCTGGCGGACATCTGCGAGGCCAACAACAACGTGTGGAACCTCGAAGCCGAACGCTACCTGCTCGCCCACTGGGCCTGA
- a CDS encoding PTS mannitol transporter subunit IICB gives MSQPTASFRAKLQAGGGFLTGMVIPNMGAFIAWGFITALFIPTGWLPNEELGSLVGPMIIYLLPLLLAYTGGHLVHGQRGGVAGTIGTIGLIVGSDIPMFLGAMLMGPLSALIVKKWDSYIQPKIRPGFEMIVNNFGLGILGFGLAILSFKVIGPAVLAINEGLTAAVDALLATGFTPILALLNEPAKVLFLNNVIDQGIYYPLGMQQSVEAGKSIFFMVASNPGPGLGLLLAYTFFSGSKVMRQTAPAAIIIHFFGGIHEIYFPYVFARPITLIGMILGAASGIATAQLFDAGLVAGPSPGSIFAYLLLTPRGGFVGTIAAVLVATTVSFLVNAFLLRLTQKQDAAKEDHELEAELAEAKARTSALKQEGKDVLSAGLAGGTSAPAVPAQASAVAVRIKKVVFACDAGMGSSTMGASLFRKKLAGAGIPVEVTNTAIEKIPGDADVVVTHKNLAERTQRAHGDIEIVAIDNFLGDSALDQLFARIQEQSGSDGDSL, from the coding sequence ATGAGTCAGCCGACGGCGAGCTTCCGCGCGAAGCTCCAGGCGGGAGGCGGATTCCTCACCGGGATGGTGATCCCGAACATGGGCGCCTTCATCGCGTGGGGCTTCATCACCGCACTGTTCATCCCGACAGGTTGGCTGCCGAACGAGGAGCTGGGAAGCCTCGTCGGGCCGATGATCATCTACCTGCTGCCGCTACTGCTGGCCTACACCGGTGGTCACCTGGTTCATGGCCAGCGTGGTGGGGTCGCCGGCACGATCGGCACGATCGGTCTGATCGTCGGTTCGGACATCCCGATGTTCCTCGGGGCGATGCTCATGGGCCCGTTGAGCGCGTTGATCGTCAAGAAGTGGGACTCCTACATCCAGCCCAAGATCCGTCCGGGCTTCGAGATGATCGTCAACAACTTCGGCCTGGGCATCCTCGGGTTCGGTCTGGCGATCTTGTCGTTCAAGGTCATCGGCCCGGCCGTCCTGGCGATCAACGAGGGGCTGACAGCGGCGGTGGACGCCCTGCTGGCGACCGGCTTCACACCGATCCTGGCCCTGCTCAACGAGCCCGCCAAGGTGCTGTTCCTCAACAACGTGATCGACCAGGGGATCTACTACCCGCTCGGTATGCAGCAGTCGGTCGAGGCCGGCAAGTCGATCTTCTTCATGGTTGCCTCCAACCCCGGTCCCGGCCTGGGCCTGCTGCTGGCCTACACGTTCTTCAGCGGTTCCAAGGTCATGCGGCAGACCGCCCCGGCGGCGATCATCATCCACTTCTTCGGTGGCATCCACGAGATCTACTTCCCGTACGTCTTCGCCAGGCCGATCACCCTCATCGGGATGATCCTGGGCGCAGCTTCCGGCATCGCGACCGCTCAGCTCTTCGACGCCGGCCTGGTCGCAGGCCCGTCCCCGGGCTCGATCTTCGCCTACCTCCTGCTCACCCCGCGCGGCGGCTTCGTCGGCACGATCGCTGCCGTCCTGGTCGCCACGACCGTCTCGTTCCTGGTCAACGCGTTCCTCTTGCGGCTGACCCAGAAGCAGGACGCCGCCAAGGAGGATCACGAGCTCGAGGCCGAGCTTGCCGAGGCCAAGGCCCGCACCAGCGCCCTGAAGCAGGAGGGCAAGGACGTCCTCAGTGCCGGTCTCGCGGGTGGCACCTCGGCTCCGGCTGTCCCGGCCCAGGCATCGGCTGTGGCTGTGAGGATCAAGAAGGTCGTGTTCGCGTGCGACGCCGGGATGGGGAGCAGCACCATGGGCGCGAGCCTGTTCCGGAAGAAGCTGGCGGGGGCAGGCATCCCGGTCGAGGTCACGAACACCGCCATCGAGAAGATCCCTGGTGACGCGGACGTCGTCGTCACCCACAAGAACCTCGCTGAGCGGACGCAGCGTGCTCACGGAGACATCGAGATCGTCGCGATCGACAACTTCCTGGGCGACAGCGCCCTGGACCAGCTGTTCGCACGGATCCAGGAGCAGTCCGGGAGCGACGGAGATTCGCTGTGA